The genomic region CCCGCGGATGCCGTCGAGCACACGGGTGAGGATGCCGGCATTTTCCTGCGCCGTCCCGCCGCGGAGGGCGTCGACCGTCGCGAAGTCGATCCCAAACGATTCCGGCGAGACGCGTTCGGACTGCGGGGGCCGGCGGCCGGCGCCACGGACCTGGAAGACCGTCGTCCGGCCCGTGGTCGAGAGCTCGTCCAGGCCGTCGTCCGCATGGACGGCCACGACGTGTTCGGCGCCAAGCCGGTTCAGGATGGTCGCCATCGTCTCGGCGACGTCGACGCTGAAGGCGCCGACGAGCTGGCGGCGGACGCCGGCGGGGTTGCACAGCGGCCCCAGGATGTTGAAGAAGGTGCGCACGCCCAGCGCGCGGCGAACGGGCATCACGTGGCGGAGGGCGGGGTGGAAGTAGGGGGCGAAGAGGAAAGCGATGCCGGCCTCGCGTAGGCAGTACTCGACGCCTTCTTTTCCGAGTTCGATATCCACCCCGAGCGCCGTCAGCACATCGGCGGAGCCGCACTGGGAGGAGATGGATCGGTTGCCGTGTTTGGCGACGGTGACGTCGGCGCCGGCGCAGACGAAGGCGGCGGCGGTGGAGATGTTGAACGTCCCGCTCCGGTCGCCGCCGGTGCCGCAGAGGTCGATGGCGTCGGGGTCGGGCGAGTCCACGCGGACGGCGTACTCGCGCATCACGCGGGTGAAGCCTACAAGTTCGTCGATGGTCTCGCCGCGGGCGCGCAGGCCCAT from Rhodothermales bacterium harbors:
- the trpD gene encoding anthranilate phosphoribosyltransferase, giving the protein MTDILSAIAAGDLLSQTQAEQAMHALMRGEAGPEQIAGLLMGLRARGETIDELVGFTRVMREYAVRVDSPDPDAIDLCGTGGDRSGTFNISTAAAFVCAGADVTVAKHGNRSISSQCGSADVLTALGVDIELGKEGVEYCLREAGIAFLFAPYFHPALRHVMPVRRALGVRTFFNILGPLCNPAGVRRQLVGAFSVDVAETMATILNRLGAEHVVAVHADDGLDELSTTGRTTVFQVRGAGRRPPQSERVSPESFGIDFATVDALRGGTAQENAGILTRVLDGIRGPHRDVVLLNATYALTTSGRFASPEEAMEAARESIDAGTARQALAALIEASREAPKREAD